The Deltaproteobacteria bacterium genomic interval ACTCTCTACGTCATGCCCTCGAAAGAGGGCATCCAGTAAAGCCTAATAAAATCGATCAATTACAGAGATGAGATCAAGAGTCAGATTGGTGAGGGGTCTTCTATGTAGCCATTTTTAATGATCTGCTCGTAACGTTGCTGCAACGCTTTTAAAGTTCCACCACCTAAACGTGTTCGCCCATATTTTTTAGCTAAAACAACGGCGCGATGCATATCGAGCAAGCAAGCAAACATTTGTTTCGCCCATACTTTACCCATCTCTTCATTAACAAAGGTTAAGTCGCGAAGATGGTGGGTATTACACAAACTATGTTTACAGTCCTTATAACTATAGTATGGCTGCCAATAATCATGAACCAAACGACCACGAAAAGCTGGGATGATTCCGATATCTTCCATTGCTTCTGCACCGCGTTTACTATGAACCGCATAGTAGGTATGCAGTTTATTACAAACCACATGCAGCCAATTACGTTTGCCTTCTATGCGTAAGCCTGTTTCATCTGCATGTGCAAGTTTGGCTTTTTTGAGTAAATTAGCTATCTTTTTAACGCTTGCTTCTACATTACTATCAGCATCGGCAATAATATTTGCTAGGGTTCCTTCGCTGATATGAAGGCCAAATATATTTTCGATAATTTCACAAGTGCGAGCTGATGGTATGAGCTGATAAGTACGACAGTAGGTTGCGAAAGCTTTAAGGCGCGGGCCATAGCACACAGATGCATTTACATAGTCATGAAAATTACCATGATTTAGTGTTTGGCAATGAGGACATTGTTTTGCCTCTAAACAAAAATCCGTCACTTCGATTTTAACTGGGGGAATATCATGAACTTGCCGTGTTTCTTTGATAACACCGACAATATTTTCTAGTGATGCACCACATGAACATTTTTGGGGCGTGTAGGAAAAATTAGCGCATATTCTTAAACGCTTATAACACGTAAACTATCAAATACCACTTTCATCAGCCAGAGCGCTGCCTACCATTTTTGATTTTAATCTGACAAGGGGTAATAAAGATTTATAGAGTTATTTGCTCTAACACGAAAGATTTAGCGATGTAACAGTGCCAACAACATGTCGAGTATATTTATAAAATTGTGCCTCTGTTCTTTCTCTATTGTACCTCGGAGGATTTAGAAAATAGACGCCATTTAGCGTTATGGCAAATTTGCTTAAGCCCAGCAGGTATATTAACTGCTTTAATTCCATCGCTTTGAATTAATAGGTAATCATAATCTCCGATACCGGGTGTATCAGAGAATGTTTTAACCGCACGTATAGCAAAATGCTCACCTCCATGAATAAGTGGATCATATCCTCCTTTTTGAGCGACATAATAAGCATGCGTATGTTGATCAACAGGCGGCCAAGCTGAAAAAACTTGTTCTTGAGAAACAATTGTTTTAAGCAAATGATTAGGCTTCATGCATGCAAGAACATCGTCAAAACCATGCACTAGATTATCAAATTTGTAAAAAAACTGAAAGACACCTGAAAAATAAACAATAAAAATGGCTAAAGATGCAATAGTTGCGAATTTGCTAATTTGTTTAATTGGTATCGTCGGTGTAATGGCTAACAATGCAATAGCGACCAATGGAAAGTAACGAAAATTAACCCCCCCAAGCCCCTGCTGATGCCAATTCTACTGGCGTTATAATATAAGCAACAACTAAAGCGATAAAAATAAAAAATGCGAGCTTATCTTCTGACGTTTTAAATATTGGCGATTTAGCAATTTTGCATTTAATTATATTGCCAATGAATACTATTGTAATAAGCACTAGCGCCCCATACATCGCGGCACGCCCTAATCCATGGTCAAATAGCTGGAACTGTTGATTCAAATACCAAATAAAATGATGATAGGCTTGGCTGATCGATGGTGTAAAATTTTTTGCAT includes:
- a CDS encoding IS66 family transposase; translation: MCANFSYTPQKCSCGASLENIVGVIKETRQVHDIPPVKIEVTDFCLEAKQCPHCQTLNHGNFHDYVNASVCYGPRLKAFATYCRTYQLIPSARTCEIIENIFGLHISEGTLANIIADADSNVEASVKKIANLLKKAKLAHADETGLRIEGKRNWLHVVCNKLHTYYAVHSKRGAEAMEDIGIIPAFRGRLVHDYWQPYYSYKDCKHSLCNTHHLRDLTFVNEEMGKVWAKQMFACLLDMHRAVVLAKKYGRTRLGGGTLKALQQRYEQIIKNGYIEDPSPI